A region of Salvelinus namaycush isolate Seneca chromosome 9, SaNama_1.0, whole genome shotgun sequence DNA encodes the following proteins:
- the LOC120053412 gene encoding testis-specific serine/threonine-protein kinase 6-like codes for MCMEKVLRGMGYKLGVTIGEGSYSKVKLASSQKHNSEVAIKIVGRKKAPHELVHKFLPRELTLLREVRHDNIVHVHEFIEVCNGRLYIVMEAATTDLLQKIQEVNSIPIVQAKTMFSQIVSAVNYLHQHNIVHRDMKCENVLLTRDNQVKITDFGFGRFAMGYPELSSTYCGSATYAAPEVLLGVPYDPKKYDVWRLGVILYVMVTGCMPYDDSNVRKLPRAQRKALVYLDDVTVEEPCQLFIAYLLQFSPSSRQTIQQVAEQSWLQ; via the exons ATGTGCATGGAAAAAGTTCTGCGCGGGATGGGCTACAAATTGGGGGTGACAATCGGCGAGGGAAGCTACTCCAAAGTCAAACTGGCAAGCTCCCAGAAACACAATTCTGAGGTCGCCATAAAAATTGTGGGCCGCAAAAAGGCTCCTCACGAATTGGTCCACAAGTTTCTACCCAGGGAGCTGACGCTTCTGAGGGAAGTGAGACATGACAATATTGTCC atgtgCACGAATTCATCGAGGTTTGCAACGGCCGACTATACATCGTGATGGAAGCGGCAACAACGGACCTTCTCCAAAAAATCCAAGAGGTAAATTCCATCCCCATTGTCCAAGCCAAAACCATGTTCTCCCAGATTGTCAGTGCTGTGAACTATCTCCATCAACACAACATCGTCCACCGAGACATGAAATGTGAGAATGTACTGCTGACTAGGGACAACCAAGTCAAGATCACGGACTTTGGTTTTGGGAGGTTTGCCATGGGCTATCCTGAGCTGAGCAGCACTTACTGTGGTTCCGCGACCTACGCCGCACCCGAGGTACTGCTTGGAGTTCCATACGACCCCAAGAAATATGACGTGTGGCGCCTGGGTGTGATTCTGTATGTCATGGTCACTGGGTGCATGCCTTACGACGATTCCAATGTCCGCAAACTCCCTCGCGCTCAGCGCAAGGCCTTGGTCTACCTGGATGACGTAACCGTGGAAGAGCCATGCCAGCTGTTCATTGCCTATCTGTTGCAGTTCAGCCCTTCTTCCCGCCAGACAATCCAACAGGTAGCAGAGCAGTCTTGGTTGCAATAG